From Methanocalculus natronophilus, one genomic window encodes:
- the groES gene encoding co-chaperone GroES, whose protein sequence is MAIVPIGERVLIRQTEPEEKTKSGIYIPDSAQEKRKEGDVVACGTFKDGKKLPLKAGDRILYGGYSSEKITVDSEELVMIEFKDVLAKVE, encoded by the coding sequence ATGGCAATTGTTCCAATTGGTGAGCGTGTTCTCATCAGGCAGACCGAGCCTGAGGAAAAGACAAAGAGCGGAATATACATCCCGGACAGCGCCCAGGAGAAGAGAAAAGAGGGTGATGTGGTTGCCTGTGGCACATTCAAGGATGGGAAGAAACTCCCTCTGAAAGCAGGTGATCGGATCCTCTATGGCGGGTACAGTTCAGAGAAGATCACTGTCGATAGCGAGGAGCTCGTTATGATCGAGTTTAAAGACGTCCTCGCAAAAGTGGAGTGA